TCACCGCCTTCCAAAACAGCCGTCGAAATGCCTGCAAGGTCGAGCCGTCGCTCGGTGAGCGGCATTTCCGCCATCAGCTGTTCGCGAACGTCGTCGCCTAGTCGGCGGGGTTCATCCTTCCCTTTGTGAGGGGGTATTCGTGTTGCAACCGCGCCCATGGCTTCCTCCGTGTTGCGTCTCCGGGGTCGTTCCGGGATTAACGCTACAATGGAGGGCTTGAGCTGTGCTTCGGCGAAACCACCCAATTTTCGCCAGGTGACGGCATGGGTAGTTTCGCTAAGTGCAGCAGACGGTTCAGACGAGATTCTGCTTGTGGGCGTAAGCTGCGGCCGCAGTCCGCGAGGTGACATCGAGCTTACGGATCAAGTTGCTCACATGCCTGTCGACTGTCCTCTGGCTCAAGAACAGCTCGGCAGCAATTGCCTTATTTGTCTTGCCGGCGGCGACCATTCGGAGCACCTGCAATTCTCGCGACGTCAGCCCATGGAGTTGAGCCGAGGATGTGCTCATGGCGAGGGAACCGACACGGGCGAGATCCGGCATGGCACTGAGCTGTTTGAATACAATCCGCGCCGCCTCCAGCTCCAGCCTTGCTCCCTCATTATCTCCCAAGGCCCGGCAAGCCAACCCCACCAGCTCTCTTGCGCGTGCGGCTTGGTAGGGAGCTTCAACTTGTTGCCAGATCTCGAAAGCGTAGCGTAATGAGTTGAAGGCAGTTCCGGCATCGCCTTCGGCCAGTTCGACTGATCCGCGGGAGTGCGCGGCGATCGCACGAAGCACGCGGATATCGTGCGCGTCCGCAATGTTGTCCAGTTCGCGACAGGCGGCGCGCGCATTCTGGGTGTCGCCAACCCCCAGCATGATCTCGACATAAGCTGGCAGCAGCCGCGTGCGCTGTAGCTTGTCCCTTGTTCCCGTCGCTACCCGACGAATTGTAGCGGCAGCGTCGACGCCATGTCCTTGCGCCATCCGCAAAAGGGCTAGGCCAGGTTGCGGTTCGAATCCACGGCGGCTCGCCTCGCGATAGGCACCCTCGGCTGCCTTGAACTCGCCGCGCAGGCGGTGCATCTCCCCCTGCTGATAAAACGCCGCAGGGGGGGCCTGCTGCATTACCTCAGCGCAGGCACGACGTCCCTCCTCAATGGCATCTGCCCAAGCGCCATGCAGCCGCATGACCTCCGCGCGATGCACGAGGCAGGCGCCCGTAAAGCTGACGAGCTGCGGCTGCTCTGCGCACCACTGAGCCAGGGCGGAGGTCCACTCTCGTGCACGGGCGAACGCGTAAACTTGCAGGCAACTGTCGATAACGCTGCAGTAAATCAGCCCCGTCATGCGCGGGGACAGTTCCCCCGCGATAACCGCAACCATGGCTTCATCCAGTAGCGCGAGGCCACGTTCAACCTGCCCCTGCTGCATCAGAGCCCGGCCCTCAAGATGGCGGGCACAGGCGATCAAATCCGACTCTCCGAAGCGCTCGCCGACCTCGGCTGCTCTTGTCGCTATGGTATATGCCTCTTGCGAAGCCGACGCGGAGAGGTGCTGCTCCACGAGGGGCAGCAACAGGTATCCCTGCTCCACGCAATCGTGCCCCTCTCGTTCGAGCAGGCGCTGGGCGCGGCCGAACCACCCGGTCGCTGGACCCGTCTCACCTCGAAAGAGAAGACAAAGACCTATCCAGAACGCGCAACGGGCCCCGCGCATGCATTCGTCTGCATCAATGTAGGCGTGATGGGCACGATCGAGCGCCCGCATATAATCGTCTTCGCGGCCAATCAGATAGGCGGACATTGCAAGCAGTTCGAGATCTTGGACTCCCAACCGAACTGCAAGGTCGGCGCGTTCGAGCGAGTTGTATGCATCGGCCCAGGCCCGCCGTTCGTAATGCTCTCGGCCCCGTTTGAGGTGATCGAGTCGTTCCGAGGCGCTGCCGCGCAATGGGCGTTGATTGGAGCTGCTCATACGCTTCGCTCCGGCGGGAGTTCGGCAGATTGGCAACGTATTCAGCACTCTTGCATCAATTGGGCCTGGCGGTAGCCGGCGGAATGCCACGTTCTGATGCGACTCCGCCATTCACCCCCGGCTGAGTGCATATTTTATTGTCGCACCAAGCAATCGTATTCCAGGACCGGGGCCCGGGCTTTAGCGAAGATTGGGCGTGCCCCGCGGAAATTCGAACTCAGGATCTCCGCCTTAGAACGGTAGCGCGCTATCCAACGGAGCTATGGGTGCACCTGGACTAGGAGCCTTCGCGCGGGCACCACGCGGCAAGCGCCGTCTTCCTGTAAAACGCGGCGCAAGCGCCTGCGGGCGGGGCCGAATTTCGCGGATTTCAGGCGGTTTGGGCCGCCGGCTGGTGCTTATGGCCACGTTTTTGCCCCGGCCTCCAGACCTCCTCTTGATTGAATCGCCGCCCGTCGTCATCCACTCTGGGATACTTTATCGGGGGTCTATGAGGGGGATACCATCATGAATCGCGTGTGGAATCGGTGCATCTCGCGCCGCGCTTTCGGCCGCCTGGCCGCATTGGGTCTGGTGCTGGCCGGCTCGCTGTCGCTGGCCGCCTGCGAGACCTTCAACGAAACCTTCAAACCGGCGCCCAAGCTCGCCGACCAGGACATCACCGATGCCTATATCTACATCCTGGGCCGCATGCTGGTGGTGCGCCAGGAACAGTTCGATCTGGGATCCGACTTCAAATGGAACCAGGTGGTTTACCGCGCGCCCGGCGAGGTGAGCGGGGCCAACCCCAATCTCGACGTCGCCTATAGCGAGGCCTGGATCGCGGTCGACGAATCCAGCTGCACCATGGTCACGCTGCCCAGCGTCAAGGACCGCTATTACACGGTGCAGGTCCTCAATGGCTGGGGCGAAACGATCGCCAATATCAATGAGCGTACCTATCCGGAGCATCCCTCCGGCCAGTTCGCGCTCTGCCTCAAGGGCGCCAACGTGCTGCTGGAAAGCAGCGTCCAGCGCGTCGATCTGCCGAGCCGCAAGTCGCGGATCCTGATGCGCGTCGAGCTGGGATCCGACCCGGCCCAGGCGATCAAGCTGCAGCGCAAGACCACCATGATCGCGACCGGCACGCCGGTGATCGCGCCGACCTTCGACCAGCCGAATTTCGCCAACGACGCCCTGCCGGGCATCGATGCCTTCGACCGCGCCGAGGCGCTGCTCGCCACCGAACCCGACATCAATCCGGGCATGGAGGCGATCCAGGCCACGGTCCACAAGGTGGCCGCCGCCGCCGCCGACCCGAAGCAGCGCGCCCATATCGAGCAGGTGATCCAGGAACAGTCGATCCCCGCCTTCTATGACGATCTGGAAAAGCTCGGCGCCACCGGCAATGGCTGGACCCGGCCCCGCACGGTCGGCAATTACGGCTCGGACTATGTGAGCCGGAGCCTGGCCGATTTCGCCGGCATCTGGGCCAACAACACCGGCGAGGCGGTCTATTTCAGGACCAACAGCGATGGCGACGGCACCAAGCTCGACGGCAGCAGCGTCTATACGATGACCTTCCCGAAGGACCAGCTGCCGGGAAGCCTGGCGCATTATTTCTGGTCGGTCGTCGCGGTGGATTCGGTCAAGTTCCAGGTGATCGACAATCCGCTCAAGCGCTACCTGCTCAACAACCAGTCGAAGCTGAAGCCGAATTCGGACGGCTCCTTGACGCTGGTGTTCGCGCCCAAGCGGCCCTCGGGCACGCCCAAGGCCAACTGGCTGCCGACGCCGGAGGGCGAGAACTACAATCTCATCTTCCGCTTCTACGGCCCCAGCCAGGCGATCACTGCCGGCGAGTATTTCCCGCCGCCGCTGGTCAAGAAGGAATAGGCATTCCTCATCCGATGGGTGCTTGCGCGAGCAGGGGCGGGCCCGCGACAATGGCCCTTGCATGGTCCGCCCCGATCCCGCCCCCGATCCCGAGACGCTCGCGCTGATGGCGCTGGCCTATATCGCCGGCGACAGCGACCTGCTGGAACGCTTCCTGGCGCTCTCCGGCCTCGATCTGGAGGGGCTGAAGGCGCGCGCGCAGGACCCGAACCTGCTGGGCGCCATCCTGGATTTCCTCCTCGCCCATGAGCCCGATCTCATGGCCTTCGCCTCCCACAGCCAGGTGCTGCCCGAGAGCATCGCCGCCGCGCGGCGCAAGCTGCCGGGTGCCGCCATCATCGACTGAGCCGGCCGATCGCCGAACAGCCTCTT
The nucleotide sequence above comes from Hypericibacter terrae. Encoded proteins:
- a CDS encoding DUF1214 domain-containing protein, with translation MNRVWNRCISRRAFGRLAALGLVLAGSLSLAACETFNETFKPAPKLADQDITDAYIYILGRMLVVRQEQFDLGSDFKWNQVVYRAPGEVSGANPNLDVAYSEAWIAVDESSCTMVTLPSVKDRYYTVQVLNGWGETIANINERTYPEHPSGQFALCLKGANVLLESSVQRVDLPSRKSRILMRVELGSDPAQAIKLQRKTTMIATGTPVIAPTFDQPNFANDALPGIDAFDRAEALLATEPDINPGMEAIQATVHKVAAAAADPKQRAHIEQVIQEQSIPAFYDDLEKLGATGNGWTRPRTVGNYGSDYVSRSLADFAGIWANNTGEAVYFRTNSDGDGTKLDGSSVYTMTFPKDQLPGSLAHYFWSVVAVDSVKFQVIDNPLKRYLLNNQSKLKPNSDGSLTLVFAPKRPSGTPKANWLPTPEGENYNLIFRFYGPSQAITAGEYFPPPLVKKE
- a CDS encoding LuxR family transcriptional regulator; translated protein: MSSSNQRPLRGSASERLDHLKRGREHYERRAWADAYNSLERADLAVRLGVQDLELLAMSAYLIGREDDYMRALDRAHHAYIDADECMRGARCAFWIGLCLLFRGETGPATGWFGRAQRLLEREGHDCVEQGYLLLPLVEQHLSASASQEAYTIATRAAEVGERFGESDLIACARHLEGRALMQQGQVERGLALLDEAMVAVIAGELSPRMTGLIYCSVIDSCLQVYAFARAREWTSALAQWCAEQPQLVSFTGACLVHRAEVMRLHGAWADAIEEGRRACAEVMQQAPPAAFYQQGEMHRLRGEFKAAEGAYREASRRGFEPQPGLALLRMAQGHGVDAAATIRRVATGTRDKLQRTRLLPAYVEIMLGVGDTQNARAACRELDNIADAHDIRVLRAIAAHSRGSVELAEGDAGTAFNSLRYAFEIWQQVEAPYQAARARELVGLACRALGDNEGARLELEAARIVFKQLSAMPDLARVGSLAMSTSSAQLHGLTSRELQVLRMVAAGKTNKAIAAELFLSQRTVDRHVSNLIRKLDVTSRTAAAAYAHKQNLV
- a CDS encoding DUF3572 domain-containing protein, giving the protein MVRPDPAPDPETLALMALAYIAGDSDLLERFLALSGLDLEGLKARAQDPNLLGAILDFLLAHEPDLMAFASHSQVLPESIAAARRKLPGAAIID